The following proteins are co-located in the Silene latifolia isolate original U9 population chromosome 1, ASM4854445v1, whole genome shotgun sequence genome:
- the LOC141586970 gene encoding protein FAR1-RELATED SEQUENCE 2-like codes for MINSDEQTLTLPDNIADNQTSMNSGIEINNTNATTLSTPTVASETGENTIHNLGLRYTPGGSEEWSRMVENDFKPALGLMLVKLEEAIEFYNLYAVACSFIPRKYTQTRFRDGLIDKKSMGLSESHDGFYFAYEVDEDNCLARIFWADAQARMNYSMFGDTITFDPTYGANKYHMAFTPFTGVDNRKKSVTFAAALVDHENDGSFIWVFKKFLDCMGNQEPQCILTDQDPSIKLGVRSDTDLEPTEFEEKWSHVISDFELNDNTWLTYMYGKRHKWTPAYFNDLPLGCLLKTTQRSESQNNYCKRFESIDGTVVEFWLRFQSAMEQQRYNQRFLDAASDSTLPEVSSKTMIEKHASKIYTHTVFYEFQEQVQAAPCSCAIRGFSEQGNMDIIGVEDAYKQRRIFQIISGKGLHSIPEQYIESRWTKKSYRKPLYGLDGKLLQDYDPTDLRKLELSRVWSEFYATISVLNSMPQNQIKELSLMLLQFREKINPTKESLTKEQELEMLLGCSAKSNITILSPKIAKNKGSGKRMKSNKDNAIEKL; via the exons ATGATTAATTCAGACGAACAAACTCTTACTTTGCCtgataatattgctgataatCAAACATCGATGAATTCAG GCATTGAAATTAATAATACCAATGCAACAACTTTGTCTACACCTACAGTTGCGTCCGAAACAGGAGAAAATACTATCCATAATCTTGGATTGAGATATACTCCAGGTGGTAGTGAGGAGTGGAGTAGGATGGTAGAAAATGATTTCAAGCCTGCACTGGGGTTAATGCTTGTAAAGCTGGAGGAGGCAATAGAGTTTTACAATTTATATGCTGTGGCTTGTAGTTTCATACCAAGAAAGTACACACAAACAAGATTCCGTGATGGTCTGATAGACAAAAAATCAATG GGGCTCTCTGAGTCACATGATGGCTTTTACTTTGCTTATGAAGTTGATGAGGATAACTGTTTGGCTAGAATCTTTTGGGCAGATGCACAGGCAAGAATGAATTATTCCATGTTTGGGGACACCATCACCTTTGACCCTACTTATGGTGCTAACAAGTACCACATGGCTTTCACCCCATTCACTGGTGTTGACAACCGTAAAAAGTCGGTGACTTTTGCTGCTGCACTTGTCGATCATGAGAACGATGGGTCATTCATTTGGGTGTTTAAGAAGTTCCTTGATTGTATGGGCAACCAGGAACCTCAGTGCATTCTTACTGATCAAGATCCATCAATTAAACTCGGGGTGCGTTCT GATACTGACTTGGAACCCACTGAGTTTGAAGAAAAATGGTCTCACGTGATTAGTGACTTTGAGTTGAATGATAATACTTGGTTGACATACATGTATGGCAAAAGGCACAAATGGACACCTGCTTACTTTAATGATTTGCCTTTAGGCTGTCTTTTGAAAACaacacaaagatcagagagtcAAAACAATTATTGCAAAAGATTTGAGAGCATAGATGGCACAGTTGTTGAATTTTGGTTGCGTTTTCAGAGTGCAATGGAACAACAACGCTATAATCAGAGATTTCTTGATGCTGCAAGTGACAGCACGTTGCCAGAGGTTTCCTCTAAGACAATGATTGAGAAACATGCCTCCAAAATCTACACACATACTGTTTTCTATGAGTTCCAAGAGCAAGTGCAAGCGGCTCCCTGTTCTTGTGCCATTAGGGGATTTTCTGAGCAAGGAAACATGGACATTATAGGTGTTGAAGATGCCTACAAGCAACGTAGAATATTTCAG ATTATATCAGGAAAAGGATTGCATAGCATACCGGAGCAATACATCGAAAGCAGATGGACgaagaaatcatatagaaagcctTTGTATGGACTGGATGGAAAGTTATTGCAAGACTACGATCCCACTGATTTGAGAAAGTTGGAATTATCAAGAGTATGGTCTGAGTTTTATGCAACAATAAGTGTTCTTAACTCGATGCCTCAAAACCAGATCAAGGAACTAAGTTTGATGCTTTTACAATTCCGAGAGAAAATAAATCCAACAAAAGAGAGCTTGACAAAGGAACAAGAACTGGAAATGCTCTTAGGTTGTTCAGCAAAATCAAATATTACTATTCTTTCGCCAAAGATTGCAAAAAACAAAGGAAGTGGCaagagaatgaaatcaaacaAGGATAACGCAATTGAGAAG TTGTGA